Proteins encoded in a region of the Mustelus asterias chromosome X, sMusAst1.hap1.1, whole genome shotgun sequence genome:
- the mettl1 gene encoding tRNA (guanine-N(7)-)-methyltransferase isoform X2 encodes MAVSAPQKRFYRQRAHSNPMADHVFDYPVTPEEMDWSQHYPEYFKPRSKNDNHDDEKDLIEKKSKFRVEFADIGCGYGGLLEIRVKVSDYVIDRIKSLRGSNPGKYQNIACIRSNAMKYLPNFFKKGQLSKMFFLFPDPHFKKTKHKWRIISSTLLAEYAYVLCVGGLVYTITDVQEVYEWMVKHFTEHPLFEHAQLEELKDDIIVDRLGVCTEEGKKVLRNGGQNFTAVFRRVEDKTQRLKIEEEKS; translated from the exons ATGGCGGTGTCTGCTCCTCAGAAACGCTTTTACCGGCAGCGAGCTCACTCCAACCCAATGGCGGATCATGTCTTCGACTA CCCAGTAACACCTGAAGAAATGGATTGGTCCCAGCACTACCCTGAATACTTCAAACCACGCTCAAAAAATGACAATCATGATGATGAGAAAGATCTCATTGAAAAGAAATCGAAGTTTCGGGTGGAATTTGCAGATATAGGCTGTGGATATGGAGGCTTACTAG AAATCAGAGTGAAGGTATCCGACTATGTCATAGATCGCATCAAATCCCTAAGAGGTTCCAACCCTGGAAAGTACCAGAACATCGCTTGCATCAGAAGCAATGCCATGAAGTATTTACCAAACTTCTTCAAAAAGGGGCAG CTAAGCAAGATGTTCTTCCTCTTTCCGGATCcacattttaaaaagacaaaacacAAATGGAGAATTATTAGCTCTACGTTGCTGGCTGAATACGCTTATGTACTGTGTGTAGGG GGTTTGGTCTATACAATTACTGATGTGCAGGAAGTATACGAGTGGATGGTCAAACACTTCACAGAACACCCATTGTTTGAACATGCTCAACTGGAGGAACTG AAGGATGATATCATCGTTGACCGTCTTGGTGTCTGCACAGAAGAAGGTAAAAAAGTATTAAGGAATGGaggacagaattttacagcaGTGTTCCGACGAGTTGAAGATAAAACGCAGAGGCTGAAAATCGAAGAGGAGAAGTCCTGA
- the mettl1 gene encoding tRNA (guanine-N(7)-)-methyltransferase isoform X1, translating into MAVSAPQKRFYRQRAHSNPMADHVFDYPVTPEEMDWSQHYPEYFKPRSKNDNHDDEKDLIEKKSKFRVEFADIGCGYGGLLVELSALFPNSLILGLEIRVKVSDYVIDRIKSLRGSNPGKYQNIACIRSNAMKYLPNFFKKGQLSKMFFLFPDPHFKKTKHKWRIISSTLLAEYAYVLCVGGLVYTITDVQEVYEWMVKHFTEHPLFEHAQLEELKDDIIVDRLGVCTEEGKKVLRNGGQNFTAVFRRVEDKTQRLKIEEEKS; encoded by the exons ATGGCGGTGTCTGCTCCTCAGAAACGCTTTTACCGGCAGCGAGCTCACTCCAACCCAATGGCGGATCATGTCTTCGACTA CCCAGTAACACCTGAAGAAATGGATTGGTCCCAGCACTACCCTGAATACTTCAAACCACGCTCAAAAAATGACAATCATGATGATGAGAAAGATCTCATTGAAAAGAAATCGAAGTTTCGGGTGGAATTTGCAGATATAGGCTGTGGATATGGAGGCTTACTAG TTGAGTTATCTGCTCTCTTTCCCAATTCATTGATTCTGGGTCTAGAAATCAGAGTGAAGGTATCCGACTATGTCATAGATCGCATCAAATCCCTAAGAGGTTCCAACCCTGGAAAGTACCAGAACATCGCTTGCATCAGAAGCAATGCCATGAAGTATTTACCAAACTTCTTCAAAAAGGGGCAG CTAAGCAAGATGTTCTTCCTCTTTCCGGATCcacattttaaaaagacaaaacacAAATGGAGAATTATTAGCTCTACGTTGCTGGCTGAATACGCTTATGTACTGTGTGTAGGG GGTTTGGTCTATACAATTACTGATGTGCAGGAAGTATACGAGTGGATGGTCAAACACTTCACAGAACACCCATTGTTTGAACATGCTCAACTGGAGGAACTG AAGGATGATATCATCGTTGACCGTCTTGGTGTCTGCACAGAAGAAGGTAAAAAAGTATTAAGGAATGGaggacagaattttacagcaGTGTTCCGACGAGTTGAAGATAAAACGCAGAGGCTGAAAATCGAAGAGGAGAAGTCCTGA